TCGAAAATACCGACGCAACTCTGCCTCTCATACTCTGTAGAGAACAACTCACTCCGCCTCGGCTTTGGTCTGGCCCCCTTTTCTATCTTGATCTTGAGATACCCGATCCCGAGTTGAAACGGAATACGTGGTCAACAGCGCTTTTAAAGGAGGCGTGTGCTCATTATAGCTCTCAGAGTCCCCTTCCGCTTCAAGACCTCATTGTCCTTCTTCTTCAGAACGGCTACTCAAAAGTCTGCTTTCTCCGCCCACAACCAGGCGAGCACTTCACGCAGCTCACAAAAGGCATTCATTCCCTCAGTAAGCACTCTATCGAAGTCCAACTGATAGACGATCCATGGGACCAGGCGCTTTTCCCCTTTGCAGAAAAGGGCTTTTTCCCTTTTTGGAAACACGCAAAAAAATGGCTGAAAAACTGCTCGGGATAAGTCGTTACTCTTCTAGTCCGTATCGGAAAAACGCTTTCTCTACTTCTCGAAGCGTATCACTCGGAGTTACATAATCTCGCTCTCTTGGGTGCTTTGGTGCCCTATCACCTTCGCTTGGAACAATCCCCTGACGATCTGCCCGCCACAAACCAAAGTATCGTAGGGGTAAACGCTGCGCTAAGCCAAGTAACTCTTCTACCGCTCCGGTAGAAACTGCCGATGGAAGAGCCTGAGCATCATCGGCTGAACGATAGCCTGTTCCATCAAGAGAAAATGCATCTCCCGGACGCAAGAGATTCACGTTCTCCATTCCATGAAGCTCAAGAGGAACTCCAAGCCGAGAGAAGTCGTTACCAGGATAACATCCTATACAGGGATTTCTAACAATTGTCGCAAGGCTCCCTACTTCTCTTTCCGTAAGCTCTTTTATTGCCTGAAAAGCAGAAGCAGTAAGATTATCCTCTAACATCGGAACTATAAAGTTTTTGGATGACGAGTTCAGATCTCGATTTAAAATGAAAATTGGGATCAAACGACGAACCAGCTCGATATACTGTGCGCGAACTAAAGGATCAAATTGAATCGCTTCGCGAAAGCTCTCTGGCGAAAGTTGGGGAAAGCTCTCTCTAATCTCGGATTCCTCCAGTATTCTCTGGGTAGAACCATTCGAGACATACAGGGTGAGGGATAAACTTCTTCCCTCCTCAGCTGCTCTTCGAATGAGCATCTGTACATAGTCAGGATCCCAGCCAAAGGTCCCATCAGTAAGAATCCCCAGGTGAATTTGCTTAATCCTTGAAGCAAGAAGTATCTCCATTTCTGATTCAACAACAGCGCGAGCTTCCGGTCTCATGGCATAAAGCATTGAATAGCCACGCGCATGCCCATTCGGAATGACCAACAAACTCTGTTGATTATCTGAATCACTTTCTGACTCGTTCAGAACTTCTTTTTGGGGGCTGACATTGAGAAAATCTGTACGGGACAAACTGCGAACTCCTACCCTATTCCTCCGTTGTTGAGCCGCTGTTTTCTCTGCTCCAGCATTTGAGACTTCTTCAGAATTGACAATCTCCCCAGCACCTCCAAAGTTCGGTTCGATTGATGGAGCTGGCTCTAGCTTATGAAACAGGAATTCAAGGTGTTGCTCATTCTGGGAAACGATAGCCAGTTCAGCCTCTTGCTCACGGTCGTGATCGGCAGCTTGTTCTTCTTTCGTTGCCTCCTCTCTCGGTGGCCCTACCTCAAGATCCGCAACCTTTATGTTGTCAATCCCTGCTAGCATCGTAGGGTCAAAGGTCTGCTGCGAGAGCTCGCCCCCCCTTGAAACGCTCAGCGCAGGACTACTAGCGCTCCTCTGCGTCTCCTCATCGTCGGACTGGTCCTCAATGGCGACACTCTTTATCATATTCGGATTCCACATTTTAACCGAAGCAGCTTCAGTGCGCTGAGTGCTCTGGTCATGCGCTGGTAGAGTACCTGCAACCGTGACTTCACCTTCTTTACTGTACAACGGAGCTTCTTGATCCGACACGTTCGAGCCTAAATATCTCCAAAGAGCTGCAAGAGAAAGGAGTATCAGCACTCCGCTTACAAGAGTTATCTTCATAGAATTTCGCGTTATATTCTTTTCGCTCATAGTCACAAATTAAAAAGCAAACTTCTTTGCATTAATTAAGAAGTATCCACCAAACGGCTATTACAAAAAGAAGAAGCAGCAGGAAAATGCCTAAGAAGACCAGCATTCGCTCATCGAATGAGCCATAACGTACTCCATTCATGGAGGCCGATTGGTTTTTCTTTCGTAAGGCACTACCATACAAAACACCTGAATCGTCATCGACTCCATCAGGATCATCGACTATCAAACGTCCGAAATGAGATGAAAGCGTTGGGCGCCTACCCAATGAACCGGAACTATCCCTCTCAGAACTATCCCATGCATTGAGCGACAACAGAGTATCATCATTATTACTATGACTATACATGATGGTTGCTCTGTCGTTCAGATCAAGTTCATTCATGTCAGAAAAAGAATTGAGCTCTGGCTCTGAAGAGAAAGTAGCCTCCTCATCAAGCCCCATGTTATCCAATCTCTGGGTAGCATTACTATCATGGGTTGAAGAATCTTCCTGCTGTTGAGACTCCATCCAACTTCTCAGGTCAGTCCTCGTTCCTCCACTACCCGAGGAAAATCCGCTTCCTAACGCACTTTGGTGTAGCACGGGCTGATCATTAATAATGATGGAATACCTTCCAGTATGAATTACATCTCGGTCCGAAAGCAGTGTTTTGTCGAGTAACAATTCCCCATTCAGAGTACTCTTGGATTCGGTCTCTCGACTATAGGCAACGAGCACATCTTGAATCTGCTCGATTATAACGCCTGCTTGTTCTGAAGACTGAGACCGAAGCGAAACATCCGCTCCAACGCCTCCCAAGCTGAGTTTCTTCCCCTCATCCGGAAGTGCAATTTGCTGATTGAACACTCCGTCACAGAAAAGGATCAGGGAGCGCGAACTCTGTTTATTCAACGACAAACCATGTGTGTTCAGCGAGACACGAGGCTGAGTTGGTCGTTCATCAGCCTGAAGAGCCGTTTCGTTACAATACACACGAAACACCCTGTCAGCTAACTGAATGTAATCATGGTCACGGATTAAAACCCACTCATCCGCTGAGACCGTTAATCCATTGAGCCAAGAACCATTCGTGCTCTGCAGATCCTTGAAGAACCAGTGATTGCCAAAGCGTGCTATTCTCGCATGCTCACGCGATATGGCAGCAAAAGGAATAACAATCCCTGCATCAGGATCGCGACCTATACACGCATCTCCCGCAGGGATTTCGACGTTCCACTCTGTCGATTCATCACCCACCATCTGTAGCGCAAGAGAACAGGTCATAGCATCGGATTCCAAAGAAATATACCTTACGTTGAGCTTTACACTGGTATTGAGACAGAGGCTTTTTTCGATTCTCTATCCGCACCCCCTGCCATCTTCTCGCGTTATGAGCTTATTGGAAAGACTTTAGCTCAGTAAGAATCAGCGCTACTGCCTCATACAGGTCTTCTGGTATTCTTTCATCAAGGGGAATTCCGTAAAGAAGCTCCGAGATCTCACTTCGTTCCACCACTGGCACACCAAATCGGCGGGCAATACGGACCACCTCATCAGCAGTCCGATCTTCCCCCTTCACCATTACTTGGGGAGCCTCATCATTCGTAGCCTCATAAGCGAGGCCGACGGCATATTGATATTGGCTAAGACCCTTCCTGCTTACCATAGCAGCCCCTCTCCTAATGCACCTTTGTTCGAAACCCTTCTTTTACATGATCCTGTTGAGTTACCTGCTGTTGGCCGAACTCCGATATCTTTTGATTATCTTCCGTTTTTTGAGAGAACTTTTTCTCGACTTGACGAGTTAGCTTCTTCCTCTCATCGGATTGGGAGCTATACGAGGAATCAAAGACGTTTTTCATAACTCTCTGAATCGCCCGAATACTCAGCGGCTTTTCAACAACCGTAGTCGCTGAATCCTCTCTCAAGGCGTCATACCAATGATTCCGAGAGACTGTCATAACAACAAATAACAAATTTTTCTCAGCTTGCCGTAGCGTATCAATGATCGACAAAGTAGATTTCCCGAGATAATCGGCATCAATAACTACTAGCTTTATTTCTTTCAACCTCTCGTCTTCAGCCAGGGTTTGCATCCCATCCATATCATGCATCACATAAGAATCGACCCCAAACGTCTCAAACATATTCTGCACAGCAAGGGCTGGAGAACCGCCTGGTAACAATAAAAGCACCCGCTGAGGCGTATGCGCTGCTAAAACCGTATCGTTTTCTACCGTGTTCACTGACTCTAGTAAGGGAAAAAAGAGGGAAAAGGTCGTACCCTCACCCACCACACTCGCAACAGAAATCATTCCTCCATGCTGTTGAACGATTGAGTAAGCAGAGGATAGGCCTAATCCTGCACCCGACAAGCTAAGTCCCGTACTTTCATCGAGGCTCTTACTCGAATAAAACGGTTCAAAACAGCGAGCCAGTCGCTCTTCATTCATCCCCTGTCCATTGTCTTTGATATCCAATCTTACATACTCGCCCGGAGACAGGCTCGGATCTACCTCTCCTGAGCTAACGCGCACTCGACGAAGCGAAAGTTCAACAACCCCCTCTTGAGCCTCCGCCTCGATGGCTTCTTTTGCATTCGCCAACAAATTCGAAATGACTTGCTGCAAAGAACTTACATCTCCGTCTATTTCCAAATTCATCTCATCCACATGTATGAGCAATTCAATGGCTCCTCCAAGCATAGAGGTGAACAGGTCACGAGAATTCTCTATCATCTGCGACAAAGACACTCGCTCACGAGGACTGACTGCACCGGATGCAAGCTCAAGAAGTTGTCGCACTAAAGCAGCTCCTTTCCCCGCTGAATCAATAATGGCAGTCGCGATATCTTGCATCGAGGACTTCTCCTCTGACTGCATTTGAATGAGCGAGGCATGCCCCATT
This genomic stretch from bacterium harbors:
- a CDS encoding FHA domain-containing protein → MTCSLALQMVGDESTEWNVEIPAGDACIGRDPDAGIVIPFAAISREHARIARFGNHWFFKDLQSTNGSWLNGLTVSADEWVLIRDHDYIQLADRVFRVYCNETALQADERPTQPRVSLNTHGLSLNKQSSRSLILFCDGVFNQQIALPDEGKKLSLGGVGADVSLRSQSSEQAGVIIEQIQDVLVAYSRETESKSTLNGELLLDKTLLSDRDVIHTGRYSIIINDQPVLHQSALGSGFSSGSGGTRTDLRSWMESQQQEDSSTHDSNATQRLDNMGLDEEATFSSEPELNSFSDMNELDLNDRATIMYSHSNNDDTLLSLNAWDSSERDSSGSLGRRPTLSSHFGRLIVDDPDGVDDDSGVLYGSALRKKNQSASMNGVRYGSFDERMLVFLGIFLLLLLFVIAVWWILLN
- a CDS encoding flagellar biosynthesis protein FlhB is translated as MVSRKGLSQYQYAVGLAYEATNDEAPQVMVKGEDRTADEVVRIARRFGVPVVERSEISELLYGIPLDERIPEDLYEAVALILTELKSFQ